A single Bufo bufo chromosome 6, aBufBuf1.1, whole genome shotgun sequence DNA region contains:
- the LOC121003398 gene encoding gastrula zinc finger protein XlCGF66.1-like isoform X2, which yields MNIFLNDPPRMVKDRRHMAEMILNVTLEIIYLLSGEDYTLTRKIYDEVECSRNQASIMVSPPHSLSVDRSNEQKILGLANKIINLVTGEVPIRCQDVTVYFSTEEWEYLEEHKDLYEDILMENHQSFTSSDECSMMNVPEGFFYPLNTEENARMLQDYQAEYLPYIEEEALPVQGEKEMYVGIHQQFKEEEMSTDNSTDDFTRNLEGHILSLDYELKYNNITDDNYEEHTMTSRSTSVLHSRALSTDSSNNSSEQIQNYTKDHNGVCDNTEVA from the exons atgaatatttttctCAATGACCCACCAAGGATGGTGAAGGACAGAAGACATATGGCTGAGATGATATTAAATGTCACTCTAGAGATCATCTACCTGCTAAGTGGAGAG gATTATACACTAACAAGGAAGATATATGATGAGGTGGAATGCAGCAGGAACCAGGCTTCAATCATGGTGtcaccccctcactcactgagtgTTGATAGAAGCAATGAACAGAAGATCCTAGGACTTGCCAACAAGATCATTAATttggtgactggagag gttcctataaggtgccaggatgtcactgtttatttctccacggaggagtgggagtatttagaagaacacaaggatctgtatGAGGACATTTTAATGGAGAACCACCAGTCCTTCACATCATCAG ATGAATGCAGCATGATGAACGTACCAGAGGGATTCTTCTATCCTCTTAATACAGAGGAAAATGCCAGAATGCTACAGGATTATCAG gctGAATATCTGCCTTATAttgaggaagaagctttacctgtACAGGGAGAAAAAGAGATGTATGTGGGGATCCACCAGCAATTTAAGGAAGAGGAAATGTCAACCGATAACAGCACAG ATGACTTCACTAGAAACTTGGAGGGACACATTTTATCCCTGGATTATGAATTAAAGTATAACAATATCACAGATGATAATTATGAAGAACACACTATGACTTCGAGGTCAACTTCAGTCCTTCACAGCAGAGCTCTCTCTACTGATTCCAGTAATAATTCATCTGAGCAAATTCAGAATTATACAAAAGAT CATAATGGAGTGTGT gacaacacagaagtggcttag
- the LOC121003398 gene encoding gastrula zinc finger protein XlCGF66.1-like isoform X3, translating to MNIFLNDPPRMVKDRRHMAEMILNVTLEIIYLLSGEDYTLTRKIYDEVECSRNQASIMVSPPHSLSVDRSNEQKILGLANKIINLVTGEVPIRCQDVTVYFSTEEWEYLEEHKDLYEDILMENHQSFTSSDECSMMNVPEGFFYPLNTEENARMLQDYQAEYLPYIEEEALPVQGEKEMYVGIHQQFKEEEMSTDNSTDDFTRNLEGHILSLDYELKYNNITDDNYEEHTMTSRSTSVLHSRALSTDSSNNSSEQIQNYTKDHCLFIA from the exons atgaatatttttctCAATGACCCACCAAGGATGGTGAAGGACAGAAGACATATGGCTGAGATGATATTAAATGTCACTCTAGAGATCATCTACCTGCTAAGTGGAGAG gATTATACACTAACAAGGAAGATATATGATGAGGTGGAATGCAGCAGGAACCAGGCTTCAATCATGGTGtcaccccctcactcactgagtgTTGATAGAAGCAATGAACAGAAGATCCTAGGACTTGCCAACAAGATCATTAATttggtgactggagag gttcctataaggtgccaggatgtcactgtttatttctccacggaggagtgggagtatttagaagaacacaaggatctgtatGAGGACATTTTAATGGAGAACCACCAGTCCTTCACATCATCAG ATGAATGCAGCATGATGAACGTACCAGAGGGATTCTTCTATCCTCTTAATACAGAGGAAAATGCCAGAATGCTACAGGATTATCAG gctGAATATCTGCCTTATAttgaggaagaagctttacctgtACAGGGAGAAAAAGAGATGTATGTGGGGATCCACCAGCAATTTAAGGAAGAGGAAATGTCAACCGATAACAGCACAG ATGACTTCACTAGAAACTTGGAGGGACACATTTTATCCCTGGATTATGAATTAAAGTATAACAATATCACAGATGATAATTATGAAGAACACACTATGACTTCGAGGTCAACTTCAGTCCTTCACAGCAGAGCTCTCTCTACTGATTCCAGTAATAATTCATCTGAGCAAATTCAGAATTATACAAAAGAT CACTGCCTTTTCATAGCATAA
- the LOC121003398 gene encoding oocyte zinc finger protein XlCOF22-like isoform X1: MNIFLNDPPRMVKDRRHMAEMILNVTLEIIYLLSGEDYTLTRKIYDEVECSRNQASIMVSPPHSLSVDRSNEQKILGLANKIINLVTGEVPIRCQDVTVYFSTEEWEYLEEHKDLYEDILMENHQSFTSSDECSMMNVPEGFFYPLNTEENARMLQDYQAEYLPYIEEEALPVQGEKEMYVGIHQQFKEEEMSTDNSTDDFTRNLEGHILSLDYELKYNNITDDNYEEHTMTSRSTSVLHSRALSTDSSNNSSEQIQNYTKDVSGSQFHIYSEYGKYVNQNSNLVQHQRAHTEEKPFSCSECGKHFKSKSLLLKHQRTHPGEKLLSCSKCGKVCDSKSILVDHQRTHTGKKPFFCRECEKSFTRKSSLVEHERIHTGEKPFSCLECGKCFSLHSLLLKHQRTHTGEKPFSCLECGKCFTRKFSLVEHQRIHTGEKPFSCLECGKCFTVKSLLIKHQRTHTGEKPFSCSECGKCFTRKWSLIEHQSIHSREKPFSCSECGKCFTLKSLLRKHQRTHTGQMYFARKSHFVEYQKSYFNVQDVKNVSPVCEVLNIK, from the exons atgaatatttttctCAATGACCCACCAAGGATGGTGAAGGACAGAAGACATATGGCTGAGATGATATTAAATGTCACTCTAGAGATCATCTACCTGCTAAGTGGAGAG gATTATACACTAACAAGGAAGATATATGATGAGGTGGAATGCAGCAGGAACCAGGCTTCAATCATGGTGtcaccccctcactcactgagtgTTGATAGAAGCAATGAACAGAAGATCCTAGGACTTGCCAACAAGATCATTAATttggtgactggagag gttcctataaggtgccaggatgtcactgtttatttctccacggaggagtgggagtatttagaagaacacaaggatctgtatGAGGACATTTTAATGGAGAACCACCAGTCCTTCACATCATCAG ATGAATGCAGCATGATGAACGTACCAGAGGGATTCTTCTATCCTCTTAATACAGAGGAAAATGCCAGAATGCTACAGGATTATCAG gctGAATATCTGCCTTATAttgaggaagaagctttacctgtACAGGGAGAAAAAGAGATGTATGTGGGGATCCACCAGCAATTTAAGGAAGAGGAAATGTCAACCGATAACAGCACAG ATGACTTCACTAGAAACTTGGAGGGACACATTTTATCCCTGGATTATGAATTAAAGTATAACAATATCACAGATGATAATTATGAAGAACACACTATGACTTCGAGGTCAACTTCAGTCCTTCACAGCAGAGCTCTCTCTACTGATTCCAGTAATAATTCATCTGAGCAAATTCAGAATTATACAAAAGATGTAAGTGGTAGTCAATTTCATATATATTCAGAATATGGGAAATATGTTAACCAAAATTCAAATCTTGTTCAACATCAAAGagcccacacagaggagaagccattttcatgttcagaatgtggaaaacatTTCAAATCAAAGTCCCTTCTTCTTAAACATCAAAGAACTCACCCAGGAGAGAAACTACTTTCTTGTTCAAAATGTGGAAAGGTTTGTGACAGTAAGTCAATTCTTGTTGATcaccagagaactcacacaggaaagAAGCCATTTTTCTGTAGAGAATGTGAGAAATCTTTCACCAGGAAATCAAGTCTTGTTGAGCATGAGAGaattcatacaggggagaagccattttcatgtttagaatgtggaaaatgtttttctCTTCATTCACTTCTACTTAAACATCAAaggactcacacaggggagaagccattttcatgtttagaatgtgggaaatgtttcaccaGGAAATTTAGTCTTGTTgagcatcagagaattcacacaggggagaaaccattttcatgcttagaatgtggaaaatgttttactgtgAAATCCCTTCTCATTAAAcatcaaagaactcacacaggggagaaaccattttcatgttcagagtgtgggaaatgtttcaccaGGAAATGGAGTCTCATTGAGCATCAAAGTATTCACTccagagagaagccattttcctgctcagaatgcgggaaatgttttactctAAAATCTCTTCTTCGTAAAcatcaaagaactcacacaggacaGATGTATTTTGCCAGGAAATCTCATTTTGTTGAATATCAGAAAAGTTATTTTAATGTACAGGATGTTAAAAATGTTTCACCTGTATGCGAAGTCTTGAACATCAAATAA